Proteins from one Telopea speciosissima isolate NSW1024214 ecotype Mountain lineage chromosome 1, Tspe_v1, whole genome shotgun sequence genomic window:
- the LOC122668175 gene encoding uncharacterized protein LOC122668175 — MVEEVEEGEGTSRSGSVAAAAVAGTDARSSLSPRKRLLSIQKPNGWASADSASSASSVRLRKRTQELPSISDCHVCGARMNKKGKDKLLTLDSQWRVVLLCKKCFDGVESAKICSYCFMEVSEESAGCRECGRRIHRACILKYPGFSPCSNSGSVSFTCIDCWVPKPPGNSNGACMSRNPSGDSKILSDACSVENSRVSAPEACSKLLEDVVKDANSAAEKKIAAATLAREKAFTKAVAARRAAALARSALSLAVVAAREENREKDSSASCASIIDDAELALRLHRAINSSPRIAKNLCSLNSDCKIWHCNGNSLARASDPGSPSVCGKLDVCTENKLFENPDKTISEPSVRIAPSDHDSSTDLVALGQNTKVEKDSSPQLKQCKDYGEDGVIVSPEEVFKAGPLKILDSKDDKVELPMKEDEASCSNKFVKSSGDDNSIDSGSQSYQKKNKWEYNKVSNNVENMCQLSCEGDSSMLKNKRCSESDRYLRKYSKRNSSLKSVLDCKTKLLYEDLPLESQDSAPGLPCLQLNCSKALRSLSDASFQSPSVPLQASVYESGPSGNQL; from the coding sequence ATGGTGgaggaagtagaagaaggagaaggaaccAGCAGGTCGGGTTCggtggcagcagcagcagtcgcCGGTACTGATGCTCGTTCGTCTCTTTCTCCACGTAAGAGACTTCTTTCCATTCAGAAGCCGAATGGATGGGCATCTGCGGACTCTGCTTCGTCCGCTTCGTCGGTTCGGTTACGAAAGAGGACCCAAGAGTTGCCGAGTATCTCCGATTGCCATGTGTGTGGTGCTCGAATGAATAAGAAGGGGAAAGATAAGCTCCTAACCCTAGATAGCCAGTGGCGTGTTGTACTTCTTTGCAAGAAATGCTTTGACGGTGTAGAATCCGCAAAAATTTGCTCTTATTGTTTTATGGAAGTTTCTGAGGAGAGTGCGGGGTGTCGCGAGTGTGGACGGAGGATTCACAGAGCTTGCATTTTGAAGTATCCTGGGTTTTCTCCTTGCTCCAATTCGGGTTCAGTTTCTTTTACGTGCATTGATTGTTGGGTTCCAAAACCGCCCGGTAATTCAAACGGAGCTTGTATGAGTAGAAACCCTAGTGGAGACAGCAAGATATTGTCAGATGCTTGTTCGGTGGAGAATTCTAGGGTATCTGCTCCTGAGGCTTGCTCCAAATTATTGGAGGATGTCGTGAAGGATGCAAATTCGGCTGCCGAGAAGAAGATTGCAGCTGCAACTTTGGCCCGAGAGAAGGCTTTCACAAAAGCTGTTGCAGCAAGAAGGGCTGCAGCACTGGCAAGAAGTGCACTGAGTTTGGCTGTGGTGGCTGCAAGAGAGGAGAACAGAGAGAAGGATTCTTCTGCAAGTTGTGCTTCGATCATTGACGATGCAGAATTGGCACTCCGGTTGCATCGGGCGATCAACAGCTCACCGAGGATTGCCAAGAACTTGTGCTCATTAAACTCAGACTGCAAGATATGGCACTGTAATGGTAATTCATTAGCCAGGGCCTCTGATCCTGGAAGTCCTAGTGTTTGTGGAAAGCTTGACGTTTGCACTGAGAACAAATTATTTGAAAACCCTGATAAAACTATTTCAGAACCTTCTGTTCGCATTGCTCCATCGGATCATGATTCTTCTACTGACTTGGTTGCTTTGGGACAAAATACGAAGGTGGAAAAAGATTCAAGTCCTCAACTGAAGCAATGTAAAGATTATGGTGAGGATGGTGTAATTGTAAGTCCTGAGGAAGTATTCAAAGCAGGTCCTCTTAAAATACTGGACAGTAAAGATGATAAAGTGGAACTGCCCATGAAGGAGGACGAAGCAAGCTGTTCCAATAAATTTGTTAAGTCTAGTGGGGACGACAACAGTATAGACTCTGGATCCCAGTCTTATCAGAAGAAAAATAAGTGGGAGTATAATAAGGTTTCAAATAATGTTGAAAACATGTGCCAACTCTCATGCGAGGGAGATTCTTCTAtgctgaaaaataaaagatgcagTGAGTCTGATCGGTATTTAAGAAAGTATAGTAAGAGGAACTCAAGCTTAAAATCCGTTCTGGATTGTAAGACCAAATTACTTTATGAAGATTTGCCCCTTGAAAGTCAGGATTCAGCCCCAGGACTACCTTGTCTACAGCTGAACTGTTCCAAGGCGTTGAGATCATTGTCTGATGCTTCCTTCCAGTCTCCTTCAGTTCCCCTGCAAGCTTCTGTGTATGAAAGTGGGCCATCTGGAAACCAGTTGTGA